The segment TATTTCATTCATTCATTTCAACGTTGCATGAATTACACACTGCGGCAGTTGCGGGTCTTTCTGGCGGTGGCGGGGCATGGCAGTTTCAGCCGGGCAGCGGATGCCGTCGGGCTGACGCAGCCGGCGGTCAGTCGGGGTGTTGCCGAGCTTGAAGAGGCACTTGGCGTACGTCTGCTGGATCGTACGACTCGGGAAGTCGTGCTGACGGAGGCTGGAACGGCACTGGTACCAGCGCTGGAGCGGCTGCTGGGCCAGCTTGACGACACCCTGGAAGAGACACGGCAGTCCGGCGAACGCTATCGCGGCCGGGTTGTGATAGCCAGTGCGCCGACGATCTCGGCGCGACTAATGCCGATGTATGTGGCGGCCTGCGCGAGCCAGTATCCCGATATCCGGTTGTTCGTGCGCGACAACGTCCAGGCCGACGGCCTCGAGCAGATCCGCGCCGGCGCGGTCGATTTCGGGGTGTTGATCGATCCGATGGCGCGCGAGGGGCTGACTATCGCGCCGCTCGCCACCGATCCGTTCTGTTTCGTATGTCGGCGCGACCATCCACTGGCCGAGGCGGATTCGGTGCCCTGGACCGCGTTGCACGGCGAGCGCCTGGTGCTGCTCGATTTTGCCTCCGGCAGCCGGCCGTTGATCGACCGGATCTTCGCTCGTCATGGCGCGGTGCCGCAGGTGGTGCAGGAACTCGGGCACTCCGCCAGCGTATTCGGCATGGTGGAGGCGGGGATCGGCGCGTCGGTCCTGCCGTCCTTCTCGTTGCCGTTGCCCGAGGCGTCCCCGCTGGTCTCGAAGCCGCTGACGCCGCGCGAGGAACGCAGCATCGTCATGGTCCGTCGCGAGGACCGGTCGCTGTCACCGGCGGCGGCTGCGGTCTGGAACATGGTCCAGACCATGCCGATCCCGGCCGAAACCGCGACCGGCTGACTGCGACGGGCGAGGGGAGGGCTGAGGGGAGGGCTGTTACGCGCGGGGAGAGGCGGCCAACATTGCCGCTTCCAGCGCAAAGCTGCCGTCGGGCTGCACGCGATAGCGATCACAAACTTCGGCTGGCGCCTTTTCCCACAGGTGGCGGATCGCGGCTGCCGCAACTTCTGGCGTGCGCATCCGGGCCACCCAGCTGGTGAATTCGATGTCGATGCGCCAGACCGGCGACACCTCTACCTGGAATCCGGCTGCCTCGAACATTTGCGTCCACACGGTCGGCGTGTAGTCGCGGATGTGCGATGGGTCGCGCAGCAATTCCACGGATTGCAGCCATGTATCGCAAAGCGGGTCCTCGGCGCCGACGATGTCGATCAGCACTACCTTGCCGTTCGGCTTCAGCACGCGCTGGATTTCACGCAGCGCGGCGGGGACGTCGCGCCAGTGGTGGGCACTCATGCGTGAGACCACGGCGCAGAAGCTGGCGTCGTCGAACGGCAGTTGCTCGGCGGCACCCTGCTGCGTCTTGACGTTGCCCAGGCCGCGATCGCGTGCCGCACCTGCCACGACTTCGAGCATTGCCGCCGACAGGTCGTAAGCCACCACTTCGTTGGCAACCGTTGCAGCAGCAAAGCTCGCGTGGCCTGCGCCGCAGCCCAGGTCGAGCACGCGGCTATGCGCCACGGGCTTCAGGTAAGCCAGCGCTTGCTTGAGTTGTTCGAGATCGGCGCCTTGAGCATGGACAGCACTGGTCAGGTAGGCATTGGCGGTGGCGCCGAACTGGGCGGCGACGAGTTCCTGTTGTTGCATGGGGTGCCTCGATTCTTGTCGGATTGGCGATGGGGATTGCCCGGGCCCGGGGGTTCACGTACTGTAGATGCGGTCTTTTCCCGGTACAAGTCACAGATTTATCCTGGTATAAGCACCACCAGCCATGTCTATCGAACCCACTCAAGTCAGTCGCGAGGC is part of the Cupriavidus metallidurans CH34 genome and harbors:
- a CDS encoding LysR family transcriptional regulator, translating into MNYTLRQLRVFLAVAGHGSFSRAADAVGLTQPAVSRGVAELEEALGVRLLDRTTREVVLTEAGTALVPALERLLGQLDDTLEETRQSGERYRGRVVIASAPTISARLMPMYVAACASQYPDIRLFVRDNVQADGLEQIRAGAVDFGVLIDPMAREGLTIAPLATDPFCFVCRRDHPLAEADSVPWTALHGERLVLLDFASGSRPLIDRIFARHGAVPQVVQELGHSASVFGMVEAGIGASVLPSFSLPLPEASPLVSKPLTPREERSIVMVRREDRSLSPAAAAVWNMVQTMPIPAETATG
- a CDS encoding class I SAM-dependent methyltransferase → MQQQELVAAQFGATANAYLTSAVHAQGADLEQLKQALAYLKPVAHSRVLDLGCGAGHASFAAATVANEVVAYDLSAAMLEVVAGAARDRGLGNVKTQQGAAEQLPFDDASFCAVVSRMSAHHWRDVPAALREIQRVLKPNGKVVLIDIVGAEDPLCDTWLQSVELLRDPSHIRDYTPTVWTQMFEAAGFQVEVSPVWRIDIEFTSWVARMRTPEVAAAAIRHLWEKAPAEVCDRYRVQPDGSFALEAAMLAASPRA